The window CGAGGCGTTGCTCTGTGCGACGTTAAACAGCGTGGCGGGCGTAACGTGCCCCAGCAGGCTGCCGAAGGTCAGGAAGAAGGTGATGACCTTCGCGCCCAGCACAATCGCCGTCATCCGGCTCACCGCTTTGGTGCTCAGCCACACCACAAAGGCCACCAGCAGCGCGAAGCCGAAGCCTGCCGCCCGCGCCGGAACGTTCAGCGACATTTCAGCAAAGGTATGATGCAGAATCGAACCGCTGGCCGAGATATAGGCGTAGGTCAGGATATACAGCACGAAGGCAATCGACATGCCGTTAATCACGTTCCAGCCTTTACCAAGCAGATCTTTGGTAATGGTGTCAAAGCTCGCGCCAATCCGGTAGTTAAGGTTGGCTTCGAGAATCATCAGCCCGGAGTGCAGCATACAGAACCAGGTAAAGATCAGCGCCGCCATCGACCAGAAAAACCAGCTCCCTGCCATCACCACCGGCAGGGAGAACATCCCCGCGCCAATAATGGTGCCGCCAATGATCACCACGCCGCCGAGCAGCGACGGTGACGTCCGGGTGGTGGTTAGTGTTGCCATACAGCCTGATCTCCAGTGTATTATTTTGCTACTGCATTTTAATACGCTGCACCGTACCAGTACACGAGTACAATTGAAATAAAAAAAGCCCCGATAATTTTATCGGGGCCTGTATCTTTTACTTTACGTCAGTAAACGCAGGGTTTACGCGTCGCCGAAACGACGACGGCTGGAACCCTCTTCACGACGTGGAGCGCGACCTTCGCGACGCTCGCCGCTGAAACGACGACCATCACCACGACCACCTTCACGACGCTCACCGCCGAAGCCGCGACCGCCTTCACGACGTTCGCCACCGAAGCTACGACCACCGCCACGACGCTCGGTATGCGGCTGCGCATCGCCTACCAGTTGCATGTTCATCGGCTTGTTCAGAATGCGGGTACGCGTAAAGTGTTGCAGCACTTCACCCGGCATACCTTTCGGCAGCTCGATGGTGGAGTGAGAGGCAAACAGCTTGATGTTGCCAATGTAACGGCTGCTGATATCGCCTTCGTTAGCGATCGCGCCAACGATATGACGCACTTCAACACCGTCGTCACGGCCCACTTCAATGCGGTACAGCTGCATATCGCCAACGTCACGACGTTCGCGACGCGGACGATCTTCACGGTCGCCACGCGGGCCACGATCGTTACGATCGCGCGGACCACGGTCATCACGGTCACGGAACTCACGCTTAGGACGCATCGGCGCATCCGGCGGAACGATCAGGGTACGTTCACCCTGCGCCATCTTCAGCAGCGCGGCGGCCAGCGTTTCCAGATCCAGCTCTTCGCCTTCAGCGGTAGGCTGAATCTGCGCCAGCAGCGCACGATACTGATCGAGATCGCTGCTTTCCAGCTGCTGCTGTACTTTCGCGGCGAATTTTTCCAGACGGCGTTTGCCCAGCAGTTCTGCGTTCGGCAGTTCGACTTCCGGAATGGTCAGCTTCATGGTGCGTTCGATGTTGCGCAGCAGACGACGCTCGCGGTTCTCAACGAACAGCAGCGCACGGCCCGCACGGCCCGCACGACCGGTACGGCCGATACGGTGAACGTAAGACTCAGAATCCATCGGGATATCGTAGTTAACGACCAGGCTGATACGCTCAACGTCCAGACCACGGGCCGCAACGTCAGTCGCAATCAGGATATCCAGACGACCGTCTTTCAGGCGCTCCAGAGTCTGCTCACGCAGCGCCTGGTTCATGTCGCCGTTCAGCGCGGCGCTGTTATAGCCGCTACGCTCCAGCGCTTCCGCGACTTCCAGGGTCGCGTTTTTGGTACGAACGAAGATAATCGCCGCATCAAAATCTTCCGCTTCCAGGAAACGCACCAGCGCTTCGTTTTTACGCATGCCCCAGACGGTCCAGTAACTCTGGCTGATGTCCGGACGGGTGGTCACGCTGGACTGAATACGCACTTCCTGCGGCTCTTTCATAAAGCGACGGGTAATGCGACGAATCGCTTCCGGCATGGTGGCAGAGAACAGCGCGGTCTGATGACCTTCCGGGATCTGCGCCATGATGGTTTCGACGTCTTCAATGAAGCCCATACGCAGCATTTCATCGGCTTCGTCCAGCACCAGACCGCTCAGTTTAGAGAGATCAAGCGTACCGCGTTTTAAGTGATCGAGCAGACGTCCCGGCGTACCGACGACGATCTGCGGCCCCTGACGCAGGGCGCGTAACTGCACGTCATAACGCTGGCCGCCGTACAGGGCAACCACGTTTACGCCGCGCATATGTTTAGAGAAATCCGTCATGGCTTCGGCAACCTGAACCGCCAGTTCGCGGGTCGGCGCCAGCACCAGAATCTGAGGTGCCTTCAGCTCAGGATCAAGATTGTTGAGCAGCGGTAATGAGAACGCTGCGGTTTTGCCGCTACCGGTCTGGGCCATACCCAGAACGTCGCGACCGCCCAGCAGATGCGGAATGCACTCTGCCTGGATTGGAGATGGTTTTTCGTAACCCAGATCGTTAAGGGCTTCAAGGACAGGAGCCTTAAGCCCCAGATCTGCAAAAGTGGTTTCGAATTCAGCCATGTAGTACGTGTGCCTCAAAATTAATGGCGGCCAGTCTACATAACTCATCATGAAATTGATCTGCAATTTTCATTGAAAAGTGTGAACCGGCTCAAAGTAGGTGTATTAACGAACAACAACGCCCTCACCCGCAAAGGTGATGGCAATCAAAAAGCTTATGGGCTGATGTGTTCGTCAGCTATTGCTGGTCCGATTCTGCCAGGTCATCTTGGTCCTGGCCCAGGAGCGATAATTCCAACAATGCATATCGGTGCTCAACAAAGTTATGAACGTTGTTAGCCACCGCCAGTTTGAACAGAGCCGTAGCGCTGTCCAAATCCCCCAGACTTAGGTAGTACTTACCTAAATAGAAGTTGGTTTCACTGAGATGCTCAGCGAGCGAGGTGTTATCCGTTGCGTCCGCCTTAAGCCTTTCCATTAGCGTGGATTCGCTAATGTCGCCCAGGTAGAACTCGACAATGTTCCATCCCCATTGCTCCTTGTCCGATTTGTCGAAGCGCTGTCTTAACGCTTCTTTTGCCTGCTTCTCATCGAGCTTCTGCTCGGCGAGATAAAGCCACAGGCTGCGGAAAGGATCGTTGGGATCGTCTTGATAAAACGCCAGCAGATCATCTTGCGCTAACTTGTCGCGACCGCCGTAATACAGTGCGATACCGCGATTTAAGTGCGCGTAGTTGTAAGTTGGATCAAGCTCAAGTACAGAATCAAACGCTTCATAGGCAGCATCAAAATTGCCTGCCTGCGTTAAATAAATGCCTAAGTAATTGAATACTTCAGGCATATCCGGTCGGATTGCCAGCGCTTGTGAAAAATCATTCCGCGCTAATGCCCTCAGACCGAGACTATCATACAACACTCCGCGCTCATATAAAAGCTGCGCGCGTTCGTCATCGGTTAAAGCCCGACTGGCAAGAATTTGTTCCATGCGTGCCAGAATCACTTCCTGCTGCAAAGTCGGTTGCAATGGTACTGCGAGGACTTCACTCTTACGCCAGGCGGAGTTGCTGCATCCTGCCAGCGTGAGTGCTGTCGCTACGAAACACCAGCGCAAAAAAGGCTTCATTTCCCACTCCCGAAGACAACGATTAATCGAACGTCCTGTCCACCGGCGGTTCCACAAGGCGTCCTGCCAGGCTAAACGCCCTCCGCAAGCGCGGAGGGCAAAGACAACCTTACTCGCCCTGTTCGCTGGCCGGCGCTTCCGGCGCAGCAGCTGGCTGGGACTGCTCAGTTGCTTCTTTAATGCTCAGACGTACGCGGCCCTGGCGGTCAACTTCCAGAACTTTCACCGGTACTTCCTGGCCCATCTGCAGGTAATCGGTCACTTTCTCGACGCGTTTGTCGGCAATCTGAGAAATATGAACCAGACCTTCTTTACCGCCGCCGATGGCAACAAATGCGCCAAAGTCAACGATACGGGTCACTTTACCATTGTAGATACGACCCACTTCGATTTCCGCGGTGATCTCTTCGATGCGACGGATAGCGTGTTTCGCTTTCTCTCCGTCGGTCGCAGCGATCTTCACGGTACCGTCGTCTTCGATTTCGATAGTGGTGCCGGTTTCTT is drawn from Citrobacter rodentium NBRC 105723 = DSM 16636 and contains these coding sequences:
- the deaD gene encoding ATP-dependent RNA helicase DeaD — its product is MAEFETTFADLGLKAPVLEALNDLGYEKPSPIQAECIPHLLGGRDVLGMAQTGSGKTAAFSLPLLNNLDPELKAPQILVLAPTRELAVQVAEAMTDFSKHMRGVNVVALYGGQRYDVQLRALRQGPQIVVGTPGRLLDHLKRGTLDLSKLSGLVLDEADEMLRMGFIEDVETIMAQIPEGHQTALFSATMPEAIRRITRRFMKEPQEVRIQSSVTTRPDISQSYWTVWGMRKNEALVRFLEAEDFDAAIIFVRTKNATLEVAEALERSGYNSAALNGDMNQALREQTLERLKDGRLDILIATDVAARGLDVERISLVVNYDIPMDSESYVHRIGRTGRAGRAGRALLFVENRERRLLRNIERTMKLTIPEVELPNAELLGKRRLEKFAAKVQQQLESSDLDQYRALLAQIQPTAEGEELDLETLAAALLKMAQGERTLIVPPDAPMRPKREFRDRDDRGPRDRNDRGPRGDREDRPRRERRDVGDMQLYRIEVGRDDGVEVRHIVGAIANEGDISSRYIGNIKLFASHSTIELPKGMPGEVLQHFTRTRILNKPMNMQLVGDAQPHTERRGGGRSFGGERREGGRGFGGERREGGRGDGRRFSGERREGRAPRREEGSSRRRFGDA
- the yrbN gene encoding protein YrbN, with translation MKIADQFHDELCRLAAINFEAHVLHG
- the nlpI gene encoding lipoprotein NlpI: MKPFLRWCFVATALTLAGCSNSAWRKSEVLAVPLQPTLQQEVILARMEQILASRALTDDERAQLLYERGVLYDSLGLRALARNDFSQALAIRPDMPEVFNYLGIYLTQAGNFDAAYEAFDSVLELDPTYNYAHLNRGIALYYGGRDKLAQDDLLAFYQDDPNDPFRSLWLYLAEQKLDEKQAKEALRQRFDKSDKEQWGWNIVEFYLGDISESTLMERLKADATDNTSLAEHLSETNFYLGKYYLSLGDLDSATALFKLAVANNVHNFVEHRYALLELSLLGQDQDDLAESDQQ